One region of Rhodophyticola sp. CCM32 genomic DNA includes:
- the mutL gene encoding DNA mismatch repair endonuclease MutL encodes MPNADPKISDTQQIIRQLDETVINRIAAGEVVERPASAVKELVENAIDAGARRIGIDIGFGGKGLIRVSDDGCGMGPEDLPLALARHATSKIDGSDLLNIQSFGFRGEALPSLGAVGRLTITSRVAGGEAHQISVSGGQHSPVKPAALGAGTVVELRDLFFATPARLKFLRTDRAEMQAISDVVKRLAMAEPGIGFTLRDVSDTPRVTFRADAEQGDLFDALCARLSVVMGREFTENALPIDAERDGLRLIGYAGLPTYSRGSAVAQYLFVNGRPVRDKLLIGALRGAYADFLSRDRHPAVALFIDCPPERVDVNVHPAKAEVRFREPGVARGLIVTGLRHALAEAGHRASTTVADATLGAFRAPQPKDARIYQMDHRPSQTVLRAAQSWQAPGGGDAAPGLGEAPTPFAPASARVEEVAEDSPAVEALPLGAARAQVHENYILAQTEDGLVIVDQHAAHERLVYERLKRQMAENGVAAQALLIPEIVTFGTDADRLLGMAPELARFGLGIEAFGPGTLAVRETPAILGPVNAEAMLRDILDELDELGDSQTLQARIDAILSRVACHGSIRSGRRMQADEMNALLREMEATPHSGQCNHGRPTYVELKLSDIERLFGRT; translated from the coding sequence ATGCCCAATGCAGACCCCAAAATAAGCGATACGCAGCAGATAATCCGGCAATTGGATGAAACCGTCATCAACCGGATTGCGGCGGGTGAGGTTGTGGAACGCCCCGCCTCAGCCGTGAAGGAACTGGTGGAAAACGCGATTGATGCAGGCGCGCGCCGGATCGGCATTGATATAGGCTTTGGCGGCAAGGGCCTGATCCGGGTCAGCGATGATGGCTGCGGCATGGGGCCGGAGGATCTGCCGCTGGCGCTTGCCCGCCATGCAACCTCGAAAATCGACGGCTCGGACCTTCTGAACATTCAATCCTTCGGCTTCCGGGGAGAGGCATTGCCCTCCCTTGGCGCGGTCGGGCGGCTGACAATCACCAGCCGGGTGGCAGGCGGCGAGGCGCATCAGATCAGCGTCAGCGGCGGGCAGCACAGCCCGGTGAAACCCGCAGCACTTGGCGCGGGCACGGTGGTCGAATTGCGCGATCTGTTCTTTGCCACGCCCGCGCGGCTGAAATTCCTGCGCACAGACCGGGCCGAGATGCAGGCGATTTCAGATGTGGTGAAACGTCTGGCGATGGCGGAACCGGGCATCGGCTTTACCCTGCGCGATGTCAGCGACACCCCCCGCGTGACTTTCCGGGCCGATGCGGAACAGGGAGATCTGTTCGACGCGCTCTGCGCCCGGCTGAGTGTGGTGATGGGCCGCGAATTTACCGAAAACGCGCTGCCGATTGATGCGGAACGCGACGGTTTGCGGCTGATTGGCTATGCGGGCCTGCCCACCTATTCGCGGGGCTCTGCCGTGGCGCAATATCTGTTCGTCAATGGCCGCCCGGTGCGGGACAAACTGCTGATCGGGGCCTTGCGCGGGGCCTATGCGGATTTCCTCAGCCGTGACCGGCACCCGGCCGTGGCCCTGTTCATCGACTGCCCGCCGGAACGGGTGGATGTGAATGTGCACCCGGCCAAGGCGGAGGTGCGGTTCCGCGAACCGGGCGTGGCGCGTGGCCTGATCGTGACCGGGCTGCGCCATGCGCTGGCAGAGGCGGGGCACCGCGCCTCGACCACGGTGGCGGATGCGACGCTGGGGGCCTTCCGGGCCCCACAGCCGAAGGATGCACGTATCTACCAGATGGATCACCGGCCTTCGCAGACGGTTCTGCGGGCGGCGCAGAGCTGGCAGGCCCCGGGCGGCGGGGATGCGGCACCGGGTCTGGGGGAGGCGCCCACGCCCTTCGCCCCGGCCAGCGCCCGGGTGGAGGAGGTGGCGGAAGACAGCCCCGCAGTAGAGGCCCTGCCCCTTGGTGCGGCGCGCGCGCAGGTGCATGAGAACTACATTCTTGCCCAGACCGAGGATGGTCTGGTGATTGTGGATCAGCACGCCGCCCATGAACGGCTGGTCTATGAAAGGCTGAAACGCCAGATGGCCGAAAACGGCGTCGCGGCACAGGCGCTTCTGATCCCCGAGATCGTGACATTCGGAACCGATGCCGACCGGTTGCTGGGCATGGCGCCGGAACTGGCGCGGTTCGGTCTGGGGATCGAAGCCTTTGGGCCCGGCACGCTGGCCGTGCGCGAGACACCGGCGATTCTGGGGCCGGTCAATGCCGAGGCGATGCTGCGCGATATTCTGGACGAGTTGGACGAGCTGGGGGACAGTCAGACCCTGCAGGCGCGGATTGACGCGATCCTCAGCCGGGTGGCCTGCCATGGGTCGATCAGGTCCGGGCGGCGGATGCAGGCCGATGAGATGAACGCCCTGCTTCGCGAGATGGAGGCAACACCGCATTCGGGGCAATGCAACCACGGGCGGCCAACCTATGTGGAACTGAAACTCAGCGATATCGAACGGCTGTTTGGGCGCACATGA
- a CDS encoding DNA recombination protein RmuC — protein MIQLGDMTFDLSDPLTLGAGILIGLLLLVLILLIVVVRRAGRQGQSFAHMAGQVSRLAQDVQVLGQGQGQLAGNIQTVSDAQATAQVRVIQTMETRLAEVQAQVSDRLAENALKSARSLSDLQDRMKETLTGSSEKTTQSLTRLQERLATIDRAQTNIEKLSGDVLSLQDILSNKQRRGMFGEIQLTDIVSNALPAESYSLQATLSNGKRADCLIHLPNPPGPIVIDAKFPFEAYEAYAAARTKEEQAVALRALGNAVRVHIKDISTKYLIEGETADGALMFLPSEAVYAELHSRLPEIVREGFNARVWIVSPTTCMATLNTMRAILKDARMREQAGAIRKELAMLGGDVTRLVQRVGNLDRHFGQAAKDLEEIKISADKAGKRAHRLDHFDFEELAPEAAPDAAATLGPPG, from the coding sequence ATGATCCAGCTTGGCGACATGACATTTGACCTGAGTGACCCGCTGACCCTGGGTGCGGGCATCCTGATCGGGCTGCTGCTTCTGGTGCTGATCCTGCTGATTGTCGTGGTCCGCCGGGCCGGGCGGCAGGGCCAGTCATTTGCCCATATGGCGGGTCAGGTCAGCCGTCTGGCGCAGGATGTGCAGGTTCTGGGACAGGGGCAGGGGCAACTGGCGGGCAATATCCAGACGGTCAGCGATGCGCAGGCGACGGCACAGGTCAGGGTGATCCAGACCATGGAAACACGGTTGGCCGAGGTGCAGGCGCAGGTCTCTGACCGGCTGGCCGAGAACGCTTTGAAATCGGCGCGATCCCTGTCCGATTTGCAGGACCGGATGAAGGAAACCCTGACCGGCTCGTCCGAGAAGACGACACAAAGCCTGACCCGGTTGCAGGAACGTCTTGCCACCATCGACCGCGCCCAGACCAATATCGAAAAACTGTCCGGCGATGTGCTGTCGCTGCAGGATATCCTGTCGAACAAGCAGCGGCGCGGCATGTTCGGAGAGATCCAGCTGACCGATATCGTGTCAAACGCCCTGCCTGCGGAAAGCTATTCATTGCAGGCGACCCTGTCGAACGGCAAACGCGCCGATTGTCTGATCCATCTGCCGAACCCGCCCGGCCCGATTGTGATCGACGCGAAATTCCCGTTCGAGGCCTATGAGGCCTATGCCGCCGCCCGCACCAAGGAGGAGCAGGCCGTGGCCCTGCGTGCGCTTGGAAACGCGGTGCGGGTGCATATCAAGGATATATCGACCAAATACCTGATCGAAGGCGAAACAGCCGATGGGGCGCTGATGTTTCTGCCGTCCGAGGCGGTCTATGCCGAGCTGCATTCCCGCCTGCCCGAGATTGTGCGCGAAGGGTTCAATGCCCGGGTCTGGATCGTGTCGCCGACCACCTGCATGGCCACGCTGAACACGATGCGCGCGATCCTGAAAGACGCGCGGATGCGGGAACAGGCGGGCGCGATCCGCAAGGAACTGGCGATGCTGGGGGGGGATGTGACCCGGCTGGTGCAGCGGGTCGGCAATCTTGACCGCCATTTCGGACAGGCCGCGAAAGACCTTGAAGAGATCAAGATTTCGGCGGACAAGGCAGGCAAACGGGCGCACCGGCTGGATCATTTCGATTTCGAGGAACTGGCGCCGGAGGCCGCACCCGATGCCGCAGCTACGCTTGGCCCGCCGGGCTGA
- a CDS encoding ABC transporter ATP-binding protein, whose amino-acid sequence MDSSKSWLIPRMWRRWRAGYMGRLVGESFRAQGHLYAIVIVAMIIIAATTGGIAYMMEGIIDSMTEPDNRSRVFLVAIGVIAIFSIKGIATYTQTVFLARAGNRIVATQQDRVYRKLLKRGVAFFRDTESSDILMRVTHGAQSARQLIDVLVTGFVRDLLTLVALVAVMVYQQPILSMATLFVGPLAILGVRLLIRRVRKIMEAELASLTEIIKVLQETSDGIEVIKVFGLEDRMAGRMDSAIKQVEKRANAIARLQSITSPLMEVLAGCAIAGVIVVSSLNLGGGEPATAGQLMSFVTALLMAYEPAKRLSRMRVVIETLMVGVRMMFELLDQEEFILESPDAIELAPDRGRVELRDVKFGYRDGISVIKGMNLTFEEGKTTALVGQSGGGKSTIFGLIMRFFDPSQGQVLINGQDLRDVTFASLRQKISYVGQNTFLFATSVMENLRCSMPDAGDEDVIAAAKAANAHDFITALPEGYDTPVGENGTFLSGGQKQRIAIARAILRQSEILLLDEATSALDTESESLVKNAIKKLTEGRTTIIIAHRLSTILEADKICVVHDGEEVEQGSADELLALNGAFRRLFEHQFQDDRKPELASGETF is encoded by the coding sequence ATGGACAGTTCCAAAAGCTGGCTGATCCCGCGGATGTGGCGGCGCTGGCGCGCGGGCTATATGGGCAGGCTTGTGGGCGAAAGCTTTCGCGCGCAGGGCCATCTATATGCCATCGTGATCGTGGCCATGATCATTATCGCGGCCACGACCGGCGGCATCGCCTATATGATGGAAGGCATCATCGATTCGATGACCGAGCCTGACAACCGGTCGCGCGTGTTCCTTGTGGCCATAGGTGTCATCGCAATTTTCAGCATCAAGGGCATTGCGACCTATACGCAGACCGTTTTCCTGGCCCGCGCGGGCAACCGGATCGTGGCCACACAACAGGACAGGGTGTATCGCAAGCTTCTGAAGCGCGGTGTTGCCTTTTTCCGCGATACGGAATCATCGGATATTCTGATGCGCGTCACCCATGGCGCACAATCCGCGCGGCAGTTGATCGACGTGCTTGTCACCGGGTTTGTGCGTGACCTCTTGACCCTGGTCGCCCTTGTCGCCGTGATGGTCTATCAGCAACCCATCCTGTCGATGGCAACGCTGTTTGTGGGCCCTCTGGCTATTCTTGGTGTGCGCCTTCTGATCCGCCGGGTGCGCAAGATCATGGAGGCGGAGCTTGCCTCGCTGACCGAGATCATCAAGGTGTTGCAGGAAACCTCGGACGGGATCGAGGTGATCAAGGTTTTCGGTCTGGAAGACCGCATGGCAGGCCGCATGGATTCTGCCATCAAGCAAGTTGAAAAACGCGCAAACGCCATTGCCCGATTGCAATCCATCACCAGCCCCCTGATGGAAGTCCTGGCTGGCTGTGCAATTGCAGGTGTGATCGTGGTCAGTTCCCTCAATCTGGGCGGGGGGGAACCTGCAACCGCCGGGCAGCTTATGTCTTTCGTCACCGCCCTTCTGATGGCCTATGAACCGGCCAAGCGCCTGTCGCGGATGCGGGTTGTAATCGAAACGCTGATGGTCGGCGTGAGAATGATGTTCGAATTGCTTGATCAGGAAGAGTTTATCCTGGAGAGCCCGGACGCGATCGAACTGGCGCCTGACAGGGGGCGGGTCGAGCTGCGGGATGTGAAATTCGGATACCGGGATGGTATTTCGGTCATCAAAGGGATGAACCTGACATTCGAGGAAGGCAAGACAACCGCGCTTGTGGGGCAATCAGGCGGTGGGAAATCAACCATCTTTGGCCTGATCATGCGCTTTTTCGACCCCAGTCAGGGCCAGGTGCTTATCAACGGGCAGGATCTGCGGGATGTGACCTTTGCCTCGCTGCGGCAGAAAATTTCCTATGTCGGGCAAAACACCTTCCTTTTTGCGACAAGCGTGATGGAAAACCTGCGCTGTTCGATGCCCGATGCAGGTGATGAAGACGTGATCGCCGCCGCCAAAGCCGCAAACGCCCATGACTTCATCACTGCCCTGCCCGAAGGGTATGACACACCCGTCGGCGAGAACGGAACATTCCTGTCAGGCGGGCAGAAGCAACGGATTGCGATTGCCCGGGCGATCCTGCGGCAATCGGAAATACTGCTGCTGGATGAGGCCACCAGCGCGCTGGACACGGAATCGGAATCTCTGGTCAAAAACGCGATCAAAAAGCTGACCGAGGGGCGAACAACCATCATCATCGCCCATCGCCTGTCGACAATACTTGAGGCTGACAAGATCTGCGTCGTGCATGATGGCGAAGAGGTTGAACAGGGATCGGCCGATGAATTGCTGGCGCTCAACGGGGCCTTCCGGCGTCTGTTCGAACATCAGTTTCAGGATGACCGGAAACCTGAGCTGGCCAGCGGTGAAACCTTTTGA